The following proteins are encoded in a genomic region of Bubalus kerabau isolate K-KA32 ecotype Philippines breed swamp buffalo chromosome 13, PCC_UOA_SB_1v2, whole genome shotgun sequence:
- the JCAD gene encoding junctional cadherin 5-associated protein isoform X1, translated as MYSVEDLLISHGYKLSRKLPAPHEDDGERRQPARTTAPAGPGLLNGCHDGPAALPRGKASPGTGLLSDPESRRLGPRGHGERPSTAAAARISEAGFYHQPVLAWSSQPLTGRSHAYWRRREQEAREDPGGRGPVPSLPAHPREGPWEVGGRSEHVMKKAVWEDELGMAGPARWQDVSVRSWNQPLRLGRQMSDGVGEKLFQDLYPFMLGEHGLTSQSKGKSQSLPRVLSPESLSCVEVPIPLSDGHLPGVPKVPLQPPNCASNLESTRNPKKAGTSAPLPQPRFGRPLKPPSYGSQPHSRAGAENGSYTDSRQLDPGAAHSARTNSARQDLYGPDPGLEPPVYVPPPSYKSPPQPAAHPCPEEAVPRPEGRGHRVPQHPMERPAAGGQPHSGSRGAGSEWGASPCSPVSVPPQPHHTTAYDGSILIIPFDDPRIRHIKLPRPHGFWEDVKLDGAVPAPDPRSLQQEGAVWGPSGKERGPAPADPSPPWLWGQPPRNGENGSSPDQRDPCIVTPRKQPDMSGSPQEYPESLVSSPSPQGESSCKTQTQLRKFETGLQPKRSSKKKTSETIFCLVSIPVKSESQLPGTDTNNNDLKQSAALQEQSVLSLSSTDLELQALTGSMATRTELPRPDPGGPERGRQADDLRFPNPAKHRALAWPGPWPGHHFRDQQTQTSFTHEPQSLQPLPGERPGGSPDPMLPPRCLDPAPFEVQMHMALASSDPNQRPGAHSPKSQGSLSPSSNSAFSGSSWPQNQGPAPRASLGQQGSDGPDRRASPISRGEVIKGETTGPCNSRQLFGQFLLKPVSRRPWDLISQLESFNKELQEEEGSSGSSSDGSGSEDSDTELPWGSCARPAPQPPGPLKDIVPEDPRTRPGRVKSKSESWSEEGRPRSPRPWQAEGRGSVWLSPPRSWIAEDGDREVEDRVAQLAVSPRPVKQAISSGLNDAKPEPPPDPAERREPLPSQELPGSRGAVELSAAGPPRAGGGEQGSTRAPLSLAGKSRGLSAPDLRSVGLSLVQEHSTSQLAGSPGDANAMEIPPNESLEARAARILGIEVAVESLMPGAQRAGQRRHPEPDGSALRPESPRQEAAASLAQPNESTAPADAFYGRRKCGWTKSPLFVGERDSTRQAPRASEPEGVDGAIPTKAPETPPSPLESQPFLPKDVETKPPFRSTLFHFIERTPNLAFSEKKLRNTSRVIESLQEKLISPPRKADPDRLTRMKEVSSVSRMRLLTSRGADSAEEPKAERGPGAWPGGLVAPGAGHKLSDPQGALSLEADGHPAARRENGGRDFWCPDSYDPSRVERV; from the exons GTTCTACCATCAGCCGGTGCTCGCGTGGTCCTCGCAGCCCCTGACTGGCCGCAGCCACGCCTACTGGAGGAGAAGAGAGCAGGAGGCCCGGGAGGACCCAGGGGGCCGAGGCCCAGTCCCCAGCCTGCCCGCGCATCCGAGGGAGGGTCCCTGGGAAGTTGGAGGAAGGTCTGAGCACGTGATGAAGAAGGCTGTTTGGGAAGACGAGCTGGGAATGGCGGGTCCCGCCAGATGGCAGGACGTCAGCGTTAGAAGCTGGAACCAGCCCCTGAGACTAGGCAGGCAGATGTCAGACGGTGTTGGCGAGAAGTTGTTTCAGGACCTGTACCCGTTCATGCTTGGGGAGCACGGGCTGACCTCCCAGAGCAAAGGGAAGTCCCAATCACTGCCTCGAGTCCTTTCCCCTGAGAGCCTGAGTTGCGTGGAGGTCCCCATCCCTTTGAGCGATGGCCATTTACCAGGTGTCCCTAAAGTGCCACTTCAGCCTCCAAATTGTGCTTCCAATTTGGAATCCACCAGGAACCCCAAGAAGGCTGGCACCTCGGCCCCCTTGCCCCAGCCCAGGTTTGGGAGACCCCTCAAGCCCCCGTCTTATGGCTCCCAGCCACACTCCAGGGCCGGAGCAGAAAATGGCAGCTACACAGATAGCCGGCAGCTGGACCCGGGTGCTGCCCACTCAGCCAGGACGAACAGTGCCAGGCAGGACCTCTACGGGCCTGACCCCGGCCTGGAGCCCCCAGTGTACGTGCCCCCACCCTCGTACAAGTCACCACCGCAGCCCGCCGCACACCCCTGCCCCGAGGAGGCGGTGCCCAGGCCCGAGGGCAGAGGCCACCGTGTACCACAGCATCCAATGGAGAGGCCTGCTGCTGGCGGTCAGCCTCATTCTGGCTCCCGGGGAGCTGGGAGTGAGTGGGGGGCAAGCCCATGCTCTCCTGTTAGTGTCCCCCCACAGCCCCACCACACCACGGCTTACGACGGCTCCATCCTGATAATTCCCTTCGACGACCCACGGATAAGACACATTAAACTACCCCGACCCCATGGATTCTGGGAAGATGTGAAGCTGGATGGTGCGGTTCCTGCCCCTGACCCAAGAAGCCTGCAGCAGGAGGGGGCCGTGTGGGGCCcatcagggaaggagaggggtcCTGCCCCTGCTGATCCCAGCCCCCCGTGGCTGTGGGGCCAGCCCCCCAGGAATGGAGAAAACGGCAGCTCTCCTGACCAAAGAGACCCCTGCATTGTCACACCGAGAAAGCAGCCTGACATGAGCGGCAGCCCACAGGAATATCCAGAAAGCCTGGTGTCCTCCCCGAGCCCCCAGGGCGAGAGTTCCTGCAAGACGCAGACCCAGCTCAGAAAGTTCGAGACAGGGTTGCAGCCCAAGAGAAGCTCAAAGAAAAAAACGAGCGAGACCATCTTTTGTTTAGTTTCCATCCCGGTGAAATCGGAGTCCCAGCTGCCAGGTACGGACACGAACAACAATGACCTGAAGCAGAGCGCAGCGTTACAGGAGCAGAGTGTGCTCAGCTTGTCCTCCACCGACCTGGAGCTCCAGGCGCTCACAGGCAGCATGGCTACGAGGACAGAGCTGCCAAGACCAGACCCAGGGGGCCCGGAACGGGGCCGGCAAGCAGACGACCTCAGATTCCCCAACCCCGCAAAGCACCGTGCGCTCGCATGGCCTGGTCCGTGGCCTGGGCACCACTTCCGAGACCAGCAAACACAAACCAGCTTCACTCACGAACCTCAGAGCCTTCAGCCCCTCCCAGGGGAGAGGCCAGGGGGCTCCCCCGACCCCATGCTGCCTCCCAGGTGTTTAGACCCCGCACCCTTCGAGGTTCAGATGCACATGGCGTTGGCGTCCAGTGACCCGAACCAGAGGCCCGGGGCTCATTCCCCGAAAAGTCAAGGGTCCCTCAGCCCATCCAGCAACAGCGCCTTCTCCGGGTCTTCCTGGCCCCAGAACCAGGGCCCCGCGCCAAGGGCCAGCCTGGGTCAGCAGGGCTCTGATGGTCCTGACCGCCGAGCCAGCCCCATATCCAGGGGCGAGGTGATCAAGGGGGAGACCACAGGCCCCTGCAACAGCAGACAGCTGTTCGGGCAGTTCCTCCTGAAGCCGGTGAGCCGCCGCCCCTGGGACTTGATCAGCCAGTTAGAGAGTTTCAACAAGGAGCttcaggaggaggaaggaagcagtggcagcagcagtgaTGGTAGTGGCAGCGAGGACAGTGACACAGAGCTGCCCTGGGGGAGCTGTGCCCGCCCGGCACCCCAGCCGCCGGGCCCCCTGAAGGACATAGTGCCCGAGGACCCCAGGACCAGGCCGGGCAGAGTCAAGAGCAAGTCCGAGAGCTGGAGTGAGGAGGGGAGGCCTCGgtcccccaggccctggcaggcAGAAGGCAGAGGTTCTGTGTGGTTGTCGCCCCCCAGGAGCTGGATTGCTGAAGACGGGGACCGAGAGGTTGAGGACAGGGTGGCCCAGCTGGCAGTCAGCCCAAGGCCTGTGAAACAAGCAATATCTTCTGGGTTGAATGATGCAAAACCTGAGCCCCCACCCGATCCAGCAGAACGGAGGGAGCCCCTGCCCAGCCAGGAGCTCCCTGGCAGTCGCGGAGCTGTGGAACTGAGTGCAGCCGGCCCTCCGAGGGCGGGCGGTGGAGAGCAAGGGAGCACAAGGGCGCCCCTCTCTCTTGCCGGCAAATCCCGAGGCCTGTCTGCACCAGACTTGAGGTCTGTGGGGCTGTCGCTGGTGCAGGAGCACAGTACCAGCCAGCTAGCGGGGTCTCCGGGTGATGCCAATGCAATGGAAATCCCCCCAAATGAGTCCCTCGAAGCCAGGGCCGCCAGGATCCTGGGCATCGAGGTGGCTGTGGAGTCCCTGATGCCAGGTGCCCAGAGGGCAGGGCAGAGACGGCACCCCGAGCCAGATGGAAGTGCCCTCAGGCCCGAGTCCCCCAGACAGGAGGCAGCGGCCAGCTTGGCCCAGCCCAATGAGTCCACCGCACCCGCCGATGCCTTCTATGGCAGGAGGAAGTGCGGCTGGACCAAGAGCCCTCTGTTCGTAGGCGAGAGGGACAGCACCCGGCAGGCTCCCAGGGCCTCTGAGCCCGAAGGTGTGGATGGGGCCATCCCCACCAAGGCCCCCGAAACTCCGCCAAGCCCCCTGGAGTCCCAGCCTTTCCTTCCCAAGGACGTGGAGACAAAGCCACCCTTCAGGTCCACCTTGTTCCACTTTATAGAAAGGACCCCAAACTTGGCATTTTCAGAAAAGAAGCTCCGAAACACTTCCAGAGTGATCGAAAGTTTACAGGAGAAGCTGATCTCCCCGCCCAGGAAGGCGGACCCCGACCGCCTGACGAGGATGAAGGAGGTGAGCTCTGTGTCTCGGATGAGGCTCCTGACTTCCCGGGGCGCGGACTCCGCGGAGGAGCCCAAGGCCGAGAGGGGCCCCGGGGCGTGGCCGGGAGGCCTGGTGGCTCCTGGTGCCGGGCACAAGCTCTCCGACCCTCAAGGTGCTCTGTCGCTGGAAGCAGATGGGCATCCAGCAGCACGAAGGGAGAACGGCGGCCGGGACTTCTGGTGCCCAG ATTCCTATGACCCCAGCAGGGTGGAGAGGGTGTGA
- the JCAD gene encoding junctional cadherin 5-associated protein isoform X2 — translation MYSVEDLLISHGYKLSRKLPAPHEDDGERRQPARTTAPAGPGLLNGCHDGPAALPRGKASPGTGLLSDPESRRLGPRGHGERPSTAAAARISEAGFYHQPVLAWSSQPLTGRSHAYWRRREQEAREDPGGRGPVPSLPAHPREGPWEVGGRSEHVMKKAVWEDELGMAGPARWQDVSVRSWNQPLRLGRQMSDGVGEKLFQDLYPFMLGEHGLTSQSKGKSQSLPRVLSPESLSCVEVPIPLSDGHLPGVPKVPLQPPNCASNLESTRNPKKAGTSAPLPQPRFGRPLKPPSYGSQPHSRAGAENGSYTDSRQLDPGAAHSARTNSARQDLYGPDPGLEPPVYVPPPSYKSPPQPAAHPCPEEAVPRPEGRGHRVPQHPMERPAAGGQPHSGSRGAGSEWGASPCSPVSVPPQPHHTTAYDGSILIIPFDDPRIRHIKLPRPHGFWEDVKLDGAVPAPDPRSLQQEGAVWGPSGKERGPAPADPSPPWLWGQPPRNGENGSSPDQRDPCIVTPRKQPDMSGSPQEYPESLVSSPSPQGESSCKTQTQLRKFETGLQPKRSSKKKTSETIFCLVSIPVKSESQLPGTDTNNNDLKQSAALQEQSVLSLSSTDLELQALTGSMATRTELPRPDPGGPERGRQADDLRFPNPAKHRALAWPGPWPGHHFRDQQTQTSFTHEPQSLQPLPGERPGGSPDPMLPPRCLDPAPFEVQMHMALASSDPNQRPGAHSPKSQGSLSPSSNSAFSGSSWPQNQGPAPRASLGQQGSDGPDRRASPISRGEVIKGETTGPCNSRQLFGQFLLKPVSRRPWDLISQLESFNKELQEEEGSSGSSSDGSGSEDSDTELPWGSCARPAPQPPGPLKDIVPEDPRTRPGRVKSKSESWSEEGRPRSPRPWQAEGRGSVWLSPPRSWIAEDGDREVEDRVAQLAVSPRPVKQAISSGLNDAKPEPPPDPAERREPLPSQELPGSRGAVELSAAGPPRAGGGEQGSTRAPLSLAGKSRGLSAPDLRSVGLSLVQEHSTSQLAGSPGDANAMEIPPNESLEARAARILGIEVAVESLMPGAQRAGQRRHPEPDGSALRPESPRQEAAASLAQPNESTAPADAFYGRRKCGWTKSPLFVGERDSTRQAPRASEPEGVDGAIPTKAPETPPSPLESQPFLPKDVETKPPFRSTLFHFIERTPNLAFSEKKLRNTSRVIESLQEKLISPPRKADPDRLTRMKEVSSVSRMRLLTSRGADSAEEPKAERGPGAWPGGLVAPGAGHKLSDPQGALSLEADGHPAARRENGGRDFWCPDNRHCPR, via the exons GTTCTACCATCAGCCGGTGCTCGCGTGGTCCTCGCAGCCCCTGACTGGCCGCAGCCACGCCTACTGGAGGAGAAGAGAGCAGGAGGCCCGGGAGGACCCAGGGGGCCGAGGCCCAGTCCCCAGCCTGCCCGCGCATCCGAGGGAGGGTCCCTGGGAAGTTGGAGGAAGGTCTGAGCACGTGATGAAGAAGGCTGTTTGGGAAGACGAGCTGGGAATGGCGGGTCCCGCCAGATGGCAGGACGTCAGCGTTAGAAGCTGGAACCAGCCCCTGAGACTAGGCAGGCAGATGTCAGACGGTGTTGGCGAGAAGTTGTTTCAGGACCTGTACCCGTTCATGCTTGGGGAGCACGGGCTGACCTCCCAGAGCAAAGGGAAGTCCCAATCACTGCCTCGAGTCCTTTCCCCTGAGAGCCTGAGTTGCGTGGAGGTCCCCATCCCTTTGAGCGATGGCCATTTACCAGGTGTCCCTAAAGTGCCACTTCAGCCTCCAAATTGTGCTTCCAATTTGGAATCCACCAGGAACCCCAAGAAGGCTGGCACCTCGGCCCCCTTGCCCCAGCCCAGGTTTGGGAGACCCCTCAAGCCCCCGTCTTATGGCTCCCAGCCACACTCCAGGGCCGGAGCAGAAAATGGCAGCTACACAGATAGCCGGCAGCTGGACCCGGGTGCTGCCCACTCAGCCAGGACGAACAGTGCCAGGCAGGACCTCTACGGGCCTGACCCCGGCCTGGAGCCCCCAGTGTACGTGCCCCCACCCTCGTACAAGTCACCACCGCAGCCCGCCGCACACCCCTGCCCCGAGGAGGCGGTGCCCAGGCCCGAGGGCAGAGGCCACCGTGTACCACAGCATCCAATGGAGAGGCCTGCTGCTGGCGGTCAGCCTCATTCTGGCTCCCGGGGAGCTGGGAGTGAGTGGGGGGCAAGCCCATGCTCTCCTGTTAGTGTCCCCCCACAGCCCCACCACACCACGGCTTACGACGGCTCCATCCTGATAATTCCCTTCGACGACCCACGGATAAGACACATTAAACTACCCCGACCCCATGGATTCTGGGAAGATGTGAAGCTGGATGGTGCGGTTCCTGCCCCTGACCCAAGAAGCCTGCAGCAGGAGGGGGCCGTGTGGGGCCcatcagggaaggagaggggtcCTGCCCCTGCTGATCCCAGCCCCCCGTGGCTGTGGGGCCAGCCCCCCAGGAATGGAGAAAACGGCAGCTCTCCTGACCAAAGAGACCCCTGCATTGTCACACCGAGAAAGCAGCCTGACATGAGCGGCAGCCCACAGGAATATCCAGAAAGCCTGGTGTCCTCCCCGAGCCCCCAGGGCGAGAGTTCCTGCAAGACGCAGACCCAGCTCAGAAAGTTCGAGACAGGGTTGCAGCCCAAGAGAAGCTCAAAGAAAAAAACGAGCGAGACCATCTTTTGTTTAGTTTCCATCCCGGTGAAATCGGAGTCCCAGCTGCCAGGTACGGACACGAACAACAATGACCTGAAGCAGAGCGCAGCGTTACAGGAGCAGAGTGTGCTCAGCTTGTCCTCCACCGACCTGGAGCTCCAGGCGCTCACAGGCAGCATGGCTACGAGGACAGAGCTGCCAAGACCAGACCCAGGGGGCCCGGAACGGGGCCGGCAAGCAGACGACCTCAGATTCCCCAACCCCGCAAAGCACCGTGCGCTCGCATGGCCTGGTCCGTGGCCTGGGCACCACTTCCGAGACCAGCAAACACAAACCAGCTTCACTCACGAACCTCAGAGCCTTCAGCCCCTCCCAGGGGAGAGGCCAGGGGGCTCCCCCGACCCCATGCTGCCTCCCAGGTGTTTAGACCCCGCACCCTTCGAGGTTCAGATGCACATGGCGTTGGCGTCCAGTGACCCGAACCAGAGGCCCGGGGCTCATTCCCCGAAAAGTCAAGGGTCCCTCAGCCCATCCAGCAACAGCGCCTTCTCCGGGTCTTCCTGGCCCCAGAACCAGGGCCCCGCGCCAAGGGCCAGCCTGGGTCAGCAGGGCTCTGATGGTCCTGACCGCCGAGCCAGCCCCATATCCAGGGGCGAGGTGATCAAGGGGGAGACCACAGGCCCCTGCAACAGCAGACAGCTGTTCGGGCAGTTCCTCCTGAAGCCGGTGAGCCGCCGCCCCTGGGACTTGATCAGCCAGTTAGAGAGTTTCAACAAGGAGCttcaggaggaggaaggaagcagtggcagcagcagtgaTGGTAGTGGCAGCGAGGACAGTGACACAGAGCTGCCCTGGGGGAGCTGTGCCCGCCCGGCACCCCAGCCGCCGGGCCCCCTGAAGGACATAGTGCCCGAGGACCCCAGGACCAGGCCGGGCAGAGTCAAGAGCAAGTCCGAGAGCTGGAGTGAGGAGGGGAGGCCTCGgtcccccaggccctggcaggcAGAAGGCAGAGGTTCTGTGTGGTTGTCGCCCCCCAGGAGCTGGATTGCTGAAGACGGGGACCGAGAGGTTGAGGACAGGGTGGCCCAGCTGGCAGTCAGCCCAAGGCCTGTGAAACAAGCAATATCTTCTGGGTTGAATGATGCAAAACCTGAGCCCCCACCCGATCCAGCAGAACGGAGGGAGCCCCTGCCCAGCCAGGAGCTCCCTGGCAGTCGCGGAGCTGTGGAACTGAGTGCAGCCGGCCCTCCGAGGGCGGGCGGTGGAGAGCAAGGGAGCACAAGGGCGCCCCTCTCTCTTGCCGGCAAATCCCGAGGCCTGTCTGCACCAGACTTGAGGTCTGTGGGGCTGTCGCTGGTGCAGGAGCACAGTACCAGCCAGCTAGCGGGGTCTCCGGGTGATGCCAATGCAATGGAAATCCCCCCAAATGAGTCCCTCGAAGCCAGGGCCGCCAGGATCCTGGGCATCGAGGTGGCTGTGGAGTCCCTGATGCCAGGTGCCCAGAGGGCAGGGCAGAGACGGCACCCCGAGCCAGATGGAAGTGCCCTCAGGCCCGAGTCCCCCAGACAGGAGGCAGCGGCCAGCTTGGCCCAGCCCAATGAGTCCACCGCACCCGCCGATGCCTTCTATGGCAGGAGGAAGTGCGGCTGGACCAAGAGCCCTCTGTTCGTAGGCGAGAGGGACAGCACCCGGCAGGCTCCCAGGGCCTCTGAGCCCGAAGGTGTGGATGGGGCCATCCCCACCAAGGCCCCCGAAACTCCGCCAAGCCCCCTGGAGTCCCAGCCTTTCCTTCCCAAGGACGTGGAGACAAAGCCACCCTTCAGGTCCACCTTGTTCCACTTTATAGAAAGGACCCCAAACTTGGCATTTTCAGAAAAGAAGCTCCGAAACACTTCCAGAGTGATCGAAAGTTTACAGGAGAAGCTGATCTCCCCGCCCAGGAAGGCGGACCCCGACCGCCTGACGAGGATGAAGGAGGTGAGCTCTGTGTCTCGGATGAGGCTCCTGACTTCCCGGGGCGCGGACTCCGCGGAGGAGCCCAAGGCCGAGAGGGGCCCCGGGGCGTGGCCGGGAGGCCTGGTGGCTCCTGGTGCCGGGCACAAGCTCTCCGACCCTCAAGGTGCTCTGTCGCTGGAAGCAGATGGGCATCCAGCAGCACGAAGGGAGAACGGCGGCCGGGACTTCTGGTGCCCAG ATAATAGACATTGCCCCAGATAA